The Marivirga salinae DNA window ATTAAAATCAAATAATTATCAAGAATTAACTTCAGGCGTTCAAGAGTATTTGATGAAAGATGGATTAGATGAGACAAGAATATATAATTCCTTAAGAAATGCGTTAAGATTTAAGAAAACGCAACAGTTTTTTAGAATCAAGTATTACTCAGGTAAAAGAAATATTAAAAGAATGTTTATATAAAAGCCTCTAAATAGAAAGTGAAGGCTAGTATTTTTTCACCTCTTTTCACTTTAATTTTGATTTTTTTTCCTTCTTTTTTTCTTAGCTTTCTATTTATCAATTCTAAGCTAAGCCCTTTGCCTGAATTACCATTTAAACTTATAATTTTATCTTCCTTTCTTAATCCGGCATCATAAGCTGGTGTATTTTCTCTTACTTTTTCAATTTCGTAATAGGGTTCTAAATAATATTCTCCTTTGGCTACTACAGTCATACCACTCATATCATGTTTGAATTTGGCGGTTTTCAGACTGTTCCGCCTGATATATAATTTATCATTACCATAATCAAAAAATAGTTTAAAATGTTTTAATACACCTCCTCCAATTGTACCGTTCCTCCCCGTAATTTTAATGATATCTTCATATGCTCCTGAATCAGGATAATTGGCCACAACATCTTCTAAAATATATTTATCTAAAGACAGTTGTGGAATTCTTGCGGCATGTCCTTCAATAGAACCGGCAATGCCTGCTCCTAATACGTCTCTTACATTTTTCTCGGGAAGTTGAATATCCTTACTACTATTTTTATGAAGCATTAAGGGATGAGATGCCCCAGTATCAATCATTAGTTTACTTAAAATTTCTGTTGAGTCATTTAATTTAATTTTTTGATAAATATATGGCTTGCTTTGTTCGATTTTCATCTCTATAGATCTATAAAAAAACATAGGCCGGTTGAAAGATTCAGGAAGATAAAATTTCATTACCTCATTTCTATAATCTACTTTAACAATAAAATTTTTAAAGAAATCATAGCCTAAAATTCCGTGAATTTTTATACCCAAGTTTTTTTGAAGATTTAAATAGTCCTCTTTTAATATTAGTAGTGGAATATTGTTACCAGTAATTTTCCCGACTTTTATATTGGTTTTATTAGCGATATAGGCTTCTACTTCTTTAATGCCAGCAGCTCCAATTAGCACTAATTTTCTGTCAGGTTCAATGTTAAGTATGTCGCTATATGTTTTGTCAATTAAAACAGTATTGGTTACTCCAGTATCCACTATAAATTTTAATGGTATAACTCCTTCAAAAAGAACATCGACAATGATTAAATTACTATTTATATCAAAAGGAATGCTGGTACTTTTTTTATCGTCATTTATTTCGAAGCCAAATTTTAAATTTTGCCCTGAAACTTTTTTAATTTCAGCAGTTAATATAAGTAAAGTTAAAAAAGCATAGTATATACACTTTTTAATCATAGTCAAAAATTAAATAATAAATATGAGAAATATACAAAATTACATTGAGCATACTAATCTAAAAGCGACAATAACTTCAAATGATATTGAATTGTTATTAAAGCAGGCTCAAGAAAACAATATTTTTGGAATTTGTGTTCCCCCATTTTGGGTGAAAAAAGCAAAAAGAGATATAGGTAAGTCAGGTATTCAATTAATTACAGTAATTGGTTTTCCATTAGGATATCAGATGAGCCAAGCTAAGGAAGCAGAAGCAGTTCAGGCTATCAAAGATGGAGCGGATGAATTGGACATGGTATTAAATATATCCTCGGTAAAATCTGAGATGATGTGGCCAAAAATTGAGGTTGCTAAAATGGGGAAATTAGCCCATGAGAACGGTAAAATTTTAAAGGTAATTATTGAAACAGCTTATCTTTCGGAACAAGAAATTATGGA harbors:
- the deoC gene encoding deoxyribose-phosphate aldolase, encoding MRNIQNYIEHTNLKATITSNDIELLLKQAQENNIFGICVPPFWVKKAKRDIGKSGIQLITVIGFPLGYQMSQAKEAEAVQAIKDGADELDMVLNISSVKSEMMWPKIEVAKMGKLAHENGKILKVIIETAYLSEQEIMDACKICADAGADYVKTSTGFAPEGAKVAHIKLMRSVLPDHVGIKASGGIKTYDQALELIEAGTDRIGTSSGPEICKGS
- a CDS encoding aspartyl protease family protein: MIKKCIYYAFLTLLILTAEIKKVSGQNLKFGFEINDDKKSTSIPFDINSNLIIVDVLFEGVIPLKFIVDTGVTNTVLIDKTYSDILNIEPDRKLVLIGAAGIKEVEAYIANKTNIKVGKITGNNIPLLILKEDYLNLQKNLGIKIHGILGYDFFKNFIVKVDYRNEVMKFYLPESFNRPMFFYRSIEMKIEQSKPYIYQKIKLNDSTEILSKLMIDTGASHPLMLHKNSSKDIQLPEKNVRDVLGAGIAGSIEGHAARIPQLSLDKYILEDVVANYPDSGAYEDIIKITGRNGTIGGGVLKHFKLFFDYGNDKLYIRRNSLKTAKFKHDMSGMTVVAKGEYYLEPYYEIEKVRENTPAYDAGLRKEDKIISLNGNSGKGLSLELINRKLRKKEGKKIKIKVKRGEKILAFTFYLEAFI